A single region of the Deltaproteobacteria bacterium genome encodes:
- a CDS encoding transglycosylase SLT domain-containing protein, with protein MKNIIILLILFFQFIHHPSVFADDLNPANTHILNPWYIFFNGYQAYQSNNWETSLSFLEQATDKYILYDYAIYYRASALSNLNRYDEALLYFNKIIKEYPDSPLFPSTILSIGDIFLNTGSYEKAKEYFNMFISRLPSHNEVSQALYKYSISLENTGRHEESQNILKRLYIEYPMDKYTKMIPEPILSADELYNRIQNLFNAREYKAVIKESLFTKQERFLMMSAKSLYYTKAYNEAMEFFKTLLDNTNNNNIKEEIFSWLGKTYSNLNQSEDAVKVYKEYMDTFPDGIYTDELIYRTSIISRESGAEAYALELLNKLANKYPLSKWKDDALWQMAWMHYEKKDYRNTEKYLAHLIASPSDKFRKQALYWYGKVLLKLGSKDKAIDVLKRLYLSETLPSYYGVLAKKILEDMGIKSKDAAINPLSVIGDTQINTTAAEGLDIKRARELISMNLTDLAYLELESVKKKTDLNDFIQTGILFRSIGKLNRCRIIGLYLLKNPSMASENHLFQTVLPHADPVGYKTIVDKITASSLIDPYLVYAVITQESGFNETVISRAGAIGLMQIMPKTGLKIAETLSMDKFQVDDLFLADVNVTMGTTYLKEVTREFNGNIYHALAAYNAGPHMVKAWLKKYNNIDTDEFVENIPYRETRNYVKQVMAAYEIYRYVYNPKSDLGFWGTEGP; from the coding sequence ATGAAGAACATCATAATACTTCTAATCCTGTTTTTTCAATTTATACACCACCCATCTGTATTTGCAGATGACTTAAACCCTGCTAATACCCATATTTTAAATCCGTGGTATATCTTTTTCAACGGCTATCAGGCATACCAGTCAAATAATTGGGAAACCTCGCTATCTTTTTTAGAGCAGGCGACTGATAAATACATCCTTTACGATTATGCCATTTATTACAGGGCATCCGCCTTATCAAACCTTAACAGATATGATGAGGCACTCCTATATTTCAATAAGATTATAAAAGAATACCCCGACAGTCCCCTTTTCCCTTCTACTATATTAAGTATAGGAGATATATTTTTAAATACAGGCAGTTATGAAAAGGCTAAAGAGTATTTTAATATGTTCATTAGTAGATTACCATCCCATAATGAAGTGTCTCAGGCACTATACAAGTATAGCATAAGTCTTGAGAATACCGGCAGACATGAAGAATCTCAAAATATATTAAAACGGCTGTATATAGAATACCCCATGGATAAATACACAAAAATGATACCCGAGCCGATTCTTTCTGCAGATGAACTATATAACCGCATCCAAAATCTGTTTAATGCCAGAGAATACAAAGCAGTTATAAAGGAATCTCTTTTCACAAAACAAGAACGGTTTTTGATGATGAGTGCAAAATCCCTTTATTACACAAAGGCATATAATGAGGCAATGGAATTTTTTAAAACCCTTCTTGACAATACTAATAATAACAACATTAAGGAAGAGATATTTTCATGGCTGGGAAAGACATATTCAAATCTAAATCAAAGTGAAGATGCCGTCAAAGTATATAAGGAATACATGGATACATTTCCTGACGGCATTTATACGGATGAACTAATCTATAGGACATCTATCATATCAAGGGAATCGGGCGCGGAGGCATATGCATTAGAACTCTTAAATAAACTTGCAAATAAATATCCCTTAAGCAAGTGGAAAGATGATGCCCTCTGGCAGATGGCATGGATGCACTATGAAAAAAAGGATTATAGAAATACAGAGAAATATCTTGCCCATCTAATAGCATCTCCATCTGATAAATTCAGAAAACAGGCGCTATACTGGTATGGAAAGGTATTGCTCAAACTTGGTAGTAAAGACAAGGCAATAGATGTTTTAAAAAGATTATACCTATCAGAGACACTGCCATCATATTACGGGGTCCTTGCAAAAAAGATACTTGAGGATATGGGAATAAAATCTAAAGATGCTGCTATAAATCCTTTATCAGTAATTGGCGATACACAGATAAATACAACTGCTGCTGAAGGCTTGGACATCAAAAGGGCAAGAGAATTGATAAGTATGAACCTCACGGATTTGGCTTATCTGGAATTAGAATCTGTAAAAAAGAAAACGGATTTAAATGATTTTATACAGACAGGTATCTTATTCAGGAGTATAGGAAAACTTAACCGCTGCCGTATCATAGGACTTTACCTTCTCAAAAATCCTTCTATGGCATCTGAAAACCATCTATTCCAAACCGTATTGCCTCATGCCGATCCTGTGGGATACAAAACCATAGTTGACAAAATCACGGCATCTTCTTTAATAGACCCCTACCTTGTGTATGCTGTCATTACACAGGAAAGCGGATTTAATGAAACAGTCATATCAAGGGCAGGTGCAATCGGGTTAATGCAAATTATGCCAAAGACAGGGCTTAAGATTGCTGAAACACTGTCAATGGACAAGTTTCAAGTTGATGACTTATTTTTAGCGGATGTAAATGTTACAATGGGGACAACCTATCTTAAAGAGGTTACAAGAGAGTTTAACGGTAATATCTATCATGCACTTGCTGCATATAATGCAGGACCTCATATGGTAAAGGCATGGCTAAAGAAGTATAACAATATTGATACTGATGAATTCGTGGAAAATATACCATATAGAGAAACAAGGAACTATGTTAAACAGGTAATGGCTGCTTATGAGATATACAGATATGTCTATAACCCAAAATCCGATTTAGGATTTTGGGGAACGGAGGGACCATAA